In the genome of Gloeotrichia echinulata CP02, one region contains:
- a CDS encoding thiamine phosphate synthase produces the protein MKEAGSYDESTNGVVVMVEPYSQKDQIQQVVYRILDANLDRAREGLRIIEEWCRFGLNNVQLAGQCKHLRQEIAQWHTAEVRAARDTPGDLGTDLTHPQEEKRANIKSLLQANFCRVEEALRVLEEYGKLTNPNMGKAFKQMRYQVYTLESNLMSYHRHQLLWRSRLYLVTSPTDTLFATVEAALKGGLTLVQYRDKSNDDTCRLEQASKLRQLCHSYGALFIINDRVDLALAVDADGVHLGQQDLPIAVARNLLGSQRIIGHSTTNPQEMQGAIADGADYIGVGPVYETPTKAGKAAAGLEYVSYAAKNCPIPWFAIGGIDPNNINDVIEAGAERVAVVRSLMQVEHPTLVTQYLLSQLNRIEPES, from the coding sequence ATGAAAGAGGCTGGCTCTTACGATGAAAGCACTAATGGGGTTGTTGTAATGGTCGAGCCATACAGCCAAAAAGATCAAATACAGCAAGTTGTTTACCGCATTTTAGACGCTAATTTAGACCGCGCTCGTGAGGGCTTGCGAATTATCGAGGAATGGTGTCGCTTTGGCTTGAATAATGTCCAGTTGGCTGGACAATGTAAGCACTTGCGGCAAGAAATAGCTCAATGGCACACTGCTGAAGTTAGAGCGGCGCGAGATACACCAGGCGATCTTGGCACTGATTTAACTCATCCGCAAGAGGAAAAACGCGCTAACATTAAATCGCTTTTGCAAGCTAACTTTTGTCGGGTAGAAGAAGCGCTGCGGGTGCTGGAAGAATACGGGAAGCTGACCAATCCAAATATGGGGAAAGCTTTTAAGCAGATGCGATATCAGGTTTATACCCTAGAAAGTAATTTAATGAGTTATCACCGTCATCAACTGCTGTGGCGATCGCGGCTATATCTTGTCACCTCCCCCACAGATACTTTGTTTGCAACTGTCGAAGCTGCTCTTAAAGGTGGATTAACCCTCGTCCAGTACCGCGACAAATCGAACGATGATACTTGCCGGCTAGAACAAGCTAGCAAACTGCGTCAGCTATGCCATAGCTACGGCGCTCTTTTCATCATTAACGATCGCGTCGATCTGGCTTTAGCAGTAGATGCAGATGGGGTACATTTGGGACAGCAAGATTTGCCCATTGCCGTTGCCCGAAATTTACTTGGTTCACAGCGGATAATAGGTCATTCTACCACAAATCCGCAAGAAATGCAAGGGGCAATTGCCGATGGAGCCGATTATATTGGTGTCGGACCTGTTTATGAAACTCCGACTAAAGCAGGTAAGGCAGCAGCCGGCTTAGAATATGTCAGCTATGCGGCGAAAAATTGCCCAATTCCCTGGTTTGCGATTGGGGGGATAGATCCGAATAATATCAATGATGTGATTGAGGCTGGTGCAGAACGGGTAGCGGTAGTGCGCTCGCTGATGCAAGTTGAACATCCTACTTTGGTAACACAATATTTGCTCTCCCAGCTCAATCGCATTGAACCAGAGTCGTAG
- a CDS encoding DUF1565 domain-containing protein produces MVSVSRSSVLYFTIGLGLTSITLLGTNLSGAIAQMPSTAKPMSVGERTISQVNVLFVNPGVGDDKNGNGSEATPLKTITQALRVASANTVIRLSTGTYSTGTGEIFPLILKSGVSIQGDASTKGKGITITGGGDYLSRSFGGQNVAIVGANQAQLTGVTVTNPSPRGYGLWIEFSNPVISENTFTGSTQDGISVTGNAAPTITKNYFIRNGANGITIAGNSQAQVRENVFQQTGFGINIAQQAAPFVVGNQIQYNRSGIVVQADARPILRNNLIQNSKEDGVVVLSQAIPDLGTAAEPGGNQFRNNGRYDINASAAKQVIAASGNTLTKNRISGKVDLRASSASIAQNSSQQTVANGEIIFSAPGVSQSANTLRAPLPRNTNSQNNIPTGRLNSQLQPLQPANISPRPVSRPNPQPPTSRVNGFPIPSSLGNNQVSRANKPNTPQFNYVRIDPNTIEFTAPQASTPRSQQQSLPRLANPSVGDSALLPVPNSNIGMGNTRNLQKVPVPESYPTGPYGGSLPYAGAPQMGVRYRVIVQVVNERDPDLVRYLVPGAFSTVWQGRSVMQAGVFSSRYNADEMLKVLNTNGLRAMIEPLN; encoded by the coding sequence ATGGTTTCAGTTTCTCGTTCGTCAGTATTGTATTTTACCATTGGTTTGGGGTTGACAAGTATAACATTGCTGGGCACAAACCTGAGTGGGGCTATTGCTCAGATGCCATCTACGGCCAAACCCATGTCCGTGGGTGAAAGAACAATTTCTCAGGTTAATGTACTGTTTGTCAACCCAGGTGTTGGAGATGACAAAAATGGCAATGGTTCTGAAGCCACTCCTTTAAAAACAATTACCCAAGCGTTAAGAGTCGCCAGTGCTAATACTGTAATTAGACTCTCTACAGGCACTTACAGTACTGGAACTGGAGAAATATTTCCGCTGATCCTCAAATCGGGTGTTTCCATTCAAGGAGATGCTAGCACCAAAGGCAAGGGAATTACCATCACAGGCGGTGGTGACTACCTCAGCCGCAGCTTTGGGGGACAAAATGTCGCAATTGTCGGCGCCAACCAAGCACAGTTGACGGGAGTGACGGTGACGAATCCTAGTCCCCGTGGTTATGGCTTGTGGATTGAATTCAGTAATCCAGTAATTTCGGAAAATACATTTACTGGCAGTACTCAGGATGGAATTTCTGTCACTGGTAACGCTGCACCGACTATTACCAAGAATTATTTTATTCGCAATGGTGCCAATGGCATCACAATTGCAGGCAATTCTCAAGCCCAGGTGCGAGAAAATGTCTTTCAACAAACGGGTTTTGGGATTAATATTGCCCAACAGGCAGCGCCTTTTGTTGTCGGCAATCAAATTCAGTACAATAGATCTGGAATTGTGGTGCAAGCTGATGCTCGTCCAATTTTACGGAATAATTTAATTCAGAACAGCAAAGAAGATGGTGTGGTAGTTCTGTCCCAAGCCATACCAGATTTAGGCACCGCTGCTGAACCAGGAGGTAATCAATTTCGCAACAATGGACGCTACGACATTAACGCCAGTGCTGCTAAACAGGTAATTGCTGCCTCTGGTAACACCCTAACTAAAAATCGCATCTCTGGTAAAGTAGATCTGAGGGCGAGTTCAGCATCCATAGCCCAGAACTCCTCACAACAAACAGTAGCCAACGGCGAAATTATATTTTCAGCCCCCGGAGTATCTCAATCTGCCAATACCCTACGAGCGCCATTGCCCAGAAATACCAATTCCCAAAATAACATTCCTACTGGTAGATTGAACAGTCAACTGCAACCATTGCAACCAGCTAATATATCACCACGTCCAGTCTCTAGGCCAAATCCACAACCACCAACTTCTAGAGTTAACGGGTTTCCGATTCCTAGCAGCTTAGGGAATAATCAAGTCTCAAGGGCAAATAAGCCTAATACACCACAGTTCAATTATGTGCGGATTGATCCGAACACTATCGAGTTTACCGCACCCCAAGCATCTACACCTAGGAGTCAACAGCAGTCATTGCCCAGACTAGCAAATCCTTCGGTGGGTGATTCGGCACTTTTGCCCGTTCCCAATTCTAATATTGGGATGGGCAACACTCGCAATCTGCAAAAAGTGCCAGTACCTGAAAGTTATCCCACTGGCCCCTATGGCGGTTCATTGCCCTATGCTGGCGCCCCCCAGATGGGTGTACGTTACCGCGTCATTGTCCAAGTAGTCAATGAACGAGATCCGGATTTAGTGCGATACCTGGTTCCTGGTGCATTTTCCACGGTTTGGCAAGGTCGCAGCGTCATGCAAGCAGGAGTATTTAGCAGTCGCTATAATGCCGATGAAATGCTCAAAGTCCTCAATACTAATGGTTTAAGAGCCATGATTGAGCCTTTGAATTGA
- a CDS encoding DVUA0089 family protein, with amino-acid sequence MAIFGTTQDDLLNGTTNNDRIFGLAGDDVIIALSGDDQIFGGDGADLIVAGDGNDSIDSGSGDDQIFGDAGNDFINGGDGVDVIFGGDGDDGLFGGNGADRIFGDAGDDFIEGNAGNDNLVGGDGADTISGNAGNDRVFGGFGNDDISGDAGNDQLNGDGGDDLVQGGAGNDIVFGGTGFGNDTLIGGNDADTLLGGAGNDSLDGGNGKDRLTGVETVAPGFEFVLDVDTLTGGANSDTFVLGTNTQLFYDNGGNSDYALITDFNINEDVIELPLFTLSNTAAEIGDAGQSIFDTQFIPGGLGNLTSITGAISDPNDVDIFQITVGNGQAFSATTVGGAGFDTILFVFDQNGALIDQNDDSNGTLQSTLSTLLAPGTYFLGISSFSNFASGSLQDGFNGVGNGFGDYTIALTGVETTPALSLGASPVGLPSGTGISFNGDLIAIAQGVSISDFSSGFVFV; translated from the coding sequence ATGGCTATTTTTGGTACAACTCAAGACGATCTGCTCAATGGCACCACCAACAACGATCGCATTTTTGGGCTAGCTGGTGACGATGTGATTATCGCCCTATCTGGTGACGACCAAATCTTTGGTGGCGATGGGGCTGACCTGATCGTTGCAGGAGATGGAAACGACAGCATTGATAGCGGGAGCGGCGACGACCAAATCTTTGGTGATGCTGGCAATGACTTTATTAATGGGGGCGATGGGGTTGATGTCATCTTCGGCGGTGACGGTGATGACGGACTCTTCGGTGGTAATGGTGCAGACCGCATCTTCGGTGATGCTGGAGATGATTTTATCGAAGGTAATGCTGGCAATGACAACCTGGTTGGTGGAGATGGGGCAGACACAATTTCTGGTAACGCCGGGAATGATCGGGTCTTTGGTGGTTTTGGAAATGACGACATCTCCGGGGATGCAGGTAACGACCAACTCAACGGAGATGGTGGGGATGATCTTGTCCAGGGTGGAGCTGGCAATGACATAGTATTTGGTGGTACAGGTTTTGGAAATGATACCCTTATTGGTGGAAATGACGCAGACACATTGCTTGGTGGAGCTGGCAATGACTCTCTAGACGGTGGTAATGGGAAGGATCGGCTAACTGGCGTGGAAACTGTTGCCCCAGGATTTGAATTCGTTCTTGACGTTGATACCTTAACTGGCGGCGCTAATAGCGATACCTTCGTCCTGGGAACAAACACTCAGCTTTTCTATGATAATGGCGGAAATAGTGATTACGCCCTCATTACTGATTTCAATATCAACGAGGATGTGATCGAACTACCATTATTTACCCTGTCCAATACTGCAGCTGAAATCGGTGATGCGGGACAATCCATTTTTGACACCCAATTCATTCCTGGGGGTTTGGGTAACTTAACCTCTATCACTGGAGCAATATCTGATCCAAACGATGTTGACATCTTCCAAATCACCGTGGGTAACGGGCAGGCGTTTTCTGCTACTACAGTCGGAGGCGCTGGTTTTGATACGATATTGTTCGTGTTCGACCAGAATGGTGCCCTGATCGATCAAAACGACGACTCCAATGGAACGCTTCAATCGACGCTTTCGACGCTACTAGCTCCCGGTACTTACTTTTTGGGAATCTCTAGCTTCTCTAACTTTGCATCTGGTTCACTACAAGACGGTTTCAATGGTGTTGGTAATGGTTTTGGGGACTACACGATCGCCCTAACTGGGGTTGAGACTACTCCGGCCTTAAGCTTGGGTGCTTCCCCTGTAGGTCTACCATCAGGAACAGGGATATCTTTTAACGGCGACCTAATTGCGATTGCTCAAGGAGTTTCGATTTCCGATTTTAGCAGTGGCTTTGTTTTCGTCTAG